One region of Vigna angularis cultivar LongXiaoDou No.4 chromosome 10, ASM1680809v1, whole genome shotgun sequence genomic DNA includes:
- the LOC108335611 gene encoding probable methyltransferase At1g29790 — translation MGRSCLPKCRLARIMGWIQMILGGLVILVSILSLTRFYSAGFFLHNEDICQHFYNVGEVSDGFDVKSLSGRIGEVIDMLEALQGKLESKVQDMEKSKSTLLEKKFLEDEIVRPLHITNFALRKIQVPNVEGMNSTVKEDPLINFFITEEIRKYITPKENRVGKRNLYGTDKVYNTIGHACVLYKEELEKYMDYDIGSYCDDDWNLAQKLMLNGCDPLPRRRCLTRASKEYQRPYPINESLWRLPDGRNVRWGNYQCRKFECLSSKNPKRGYSKCIGCFEMEKEKLKWVANSSVLVDFFISEVLAIKPGEVRIGLDYGIGTGTFAARMREQNVTIVSTALNLGAPFSEMIALRGLVPLYVTLNQRLPFFDNTMDLVHSHGFMDGWIDLLLLDFILYDWDRILRPGGLLWIDSFFCNRKDLDNYVYMFLQLRYKKHKWVVSPKSKDEIYLSALLEKPPRAI, via the coding sequence ATGGGGAGATCATGTCTTCCCAAATGCAGGCTTGCCAGAATAATGGGTTGGATACAGATGATTTTGGGAGGGTTGGTCATACTAGTAAGCATTTTGAGTCTCACTAGATTCTACTCTGCAGGGTTTTTCCTCCACAATGAAGACATATGCCAGCATTTCTACAATGTGGGGGAAGTTTCTGATGGCTTTGATGTCAAATCACTCTCTGGGAGAATTGGAGAAGTGATAGACATGTTGGAAGCTTTGCAGGGAAAGCTTGAGTCAAAAGTGCAAGATATGGAGAAAAGCAAGAGTACCTTGTTGGAGAAGAAGTTTTTAGAGGATGAAATAGTTAGGCCTCTTCATATTACCAATTTTGCTCTGAGGAAAATTCAGGTTCCAAATGTTGAAGGGATGAACTCCACAGTGAAGGAGGATCCTTTGATCAACTTTTTCATCACTGAGGAGATCAGAAAGTACATAACCCCAAAGGAGAACAGAGTTGGTAAGAGGAACCTGTATGGTACAGACAAGGTTTACAACACAATTGGTCATGCCTGTGTTTTGTACAAGGAAGAGCTAGAGAAGTACATGGACTATGACATTGGCTCATACTGTGATGATGATTGGAATTTGGCTCAGAAGCTTATGCTTAATGGGTGTGATCCTTTGCCTAGAAGAAGGTGTTTGACAAGAGCCTCAAAGGAATACCAAAGGCCATACCCTATTAATGAGTCACTGTGGAGACTACCAGATGGAAGAAATGTGAGGTGGGGGAATTACCAATGCAGAAAATTTGAGTGTTTATCTAGCAAGAACCCAAAAAGGGGTTACTCAAAATGCATTGGATGCTTTGAAATGGAGAAGGAAAAGCTGAAATGGGTGGCTAATAGTTCAGTTCTTGTAGACTTTTTTATCAGTGAAGTTTTGGCAATTAAGCCAGGAGAGGTTAGGATTGGACTAGACTATGGCATTGGCACTGGCACATTTGCAGCAAGAATGAGAGAGCAAAATGTGACAATTGTCTCAACTGCACTCAACCTTGGAGCTCCTTTCAGTGAGATGATAGCTCTTAGGGGTTTGGTTCCTTTATATGTCACATTGAACCAAAGGCTTCCATTCTTTGATAACACTATGGACTTGGTGCACAGCCATGGTTTTATGGATGGTTGGATTGATCTTTTGCTGTTGGACTTTATATTGTATGATTGGGACAGAATTCTAAGACCAGGAGGTTTATTGTGGATAGACAGCTTCTTCTGCAACAGAAAGGATTTGGATAACTATGTCTACATGTTTCTTCAATTAAGGTACAAGAAACACAAGTGGGTTGTATCTCCAAAGTCAAAGGATGAGATATATCTCTCTGCATTGCTGGAAAAACCTCCTAGAGCCATATGA
- the LOC108335231 gene encoding uncharacterized protein LOC108335231, with protein MISLKNTHPRSRFIFSDPKTKPLRFSLQPLSPSLLSLKSPLSLSSNLLRVSNAGVSVCRTEHHEEEEKNKGVSPELHDLSPNGAVYQKTLQLVECSMFAALTGLVYFLSNSLAIENYFSCFFSLPIVISSMRWGVDAGRKTLVATTILLLVLSGPVKALTYLLKHGVVGFTMGTLWRLGASWNLSIFLCTIVRALGAVGFVLISSFLIRENILALITINIHASLTFVLTASGVNSIPSMNVIYTLFGILVLINSGCFMFLLHLLYSVFLTRIGMKSSLRLPRWLEKAI; from the exons ATGATTTCCCTCAAAAACACGCATCCACGTTCGCGCTTCATCTTCTCTGATCCCAAAACCAAGCCACTTCGCTTCTCTCTCCAGCCCCTTTCCCCTTCTCTTCTCTCACTCAAATCcccactttctctctcttccaatCTTCTCAGGGTTTCAAATGCTGGAGTTTCAGTTTGTAGAACTGAACaccatgaagaagaagaaaagaacaagGGGGTTTCCCCGGAACTTCACGACTTATCGCCAAATGGAGCTGTGTATCAGAAAACGCTGCAATTGGTTGAATGTTCCATGTTTGCTGCACTTACTGGTCTCGTCTATTTCTTGAGCAATTCTCTTGCCATTGAG AACTACTTTAGTTGTTTCTTCTCATTGCCAATAGTGATATCGTCAATGAGATGGGGTGTTGATGCTGGAAGGAAAACTCTG gTGGCAACAACTATACTTTTGCTTGTCTTGTCTGGTCCAGTAAAAGCTCTAACTTATCTG CTTAAGCATGGTGTAGTGGGTTTCACAATGGGTACTTTGTGGAG GTTGGGAGCCAGTTGGAATCTGTCAATTTTCTTGTGCACAATT GTACGCGCACTGGGTGCGGTTGGCTTTGTCTTGATATCGTCTTTCTTAATAAGGGAAAACATACTAGCTTTG ATCACCATTAACATCCATGCTTCTCTCACATTTGTTCTCACTGCTTCTGGTGTGAATTCTATTCCTTCAATGAACGTGATATATACCCTATTTGGCATTTTG GTGTTGATCAATAGTGGATGTTTCATGTTTTTGCTCCATTTGTTGTACTCTGTTTTCCTCACCAGAATAGGGATGAAATCTTCACTAAGATTACCAAGATGGCTGGAGAAAGCTATCTGA